A segment of the Pseudomonadota bacterium genome:
CCAGGCGCATGATAGATCCCTTGCCAAACTCCCTTTCAATCTGGGTAACCGCCATCTCCATTGCTTTATTTTTATTGTCATCCATAACTATCTCCTTATATATGGGTTATTATTTCATTTTTTGACCGACCGAAAACCAGATAGATACCCGGGACATTGCTTTAGCGGTGTCCCCACAAGTCAGAGCAAGTCATAAAGTTGAGACAATAATTTCAGATTATCCCGGCTGAAAAGCTATCAAGTCTTGTATATACTGCACCCGCCGGAGTCAGTTGACTTTGATAAAGAGAAAATGCCGTCACCGGGAAAGAACTTCCCACCGGCAGCAGATCATCCGCTTGTCTTTGCAGCTGCCGAAAGACAGAAACTGCATTACCATCTTTCGATGGTTTTATCCGGGCCAGGGTCAGATGCGGCGTATAAGGCCGCTGTTCTTTGAGTACACCGATCCCGGCAGCACAAATCTCTACCCGGTCCAGCAATCCCCGCATTTCATCAATGCCGACAGAAAATCCCTGCCAGAAAATCCGCGGCCGCTTAAAGGATGGAAAATATCCGCTCCCGCCAAGTTTCAATACAAATCCGGACCATTCAATAGCAGCACAACAACCGGAAAGTTGATCCAGTTGACTTTCTTCGACTTCTCCTAAAAATTTGAGCGTAATATGGATATTTTGTGCTGCCAGCCAACGAAACCGCAACCCGCGGCCAACACTTTTTTTGAGTTTTTCCACCCCATCCGCCACCTGTTGCAACATTGGTAGCGGCAGGTCAACGGCTAGAAAAAGTCTCAAACCCCCGCCTCATCTGTACCAATCAGCCGGACCAGCAGTTCCAGAGCATGCTGGGCCGCCTGTTCCTTTATCCGCAGCCGGTCACCGGCATACTGATAATGTTTTACTACCCGCTTTTGGTTATAAGCTCCGGCCAGATATACCAGGCCAAC
Coding sequences within it:
- the thpR gene encoding RNA 2',3'-cyclic phosphodiesterase, with the protein product MRLFLAVDLPLPMLQQVADGVEKLKKSVGRGLRFRWLAAQNIHITLKFLGEVEESQLDQLSGCCAAIEWSGFVLKLGGSGYFPSFKRPRIFWQGFSVGIDEMRGLLDRVEICAAGIGVLKEQRPYTPHLTLARIKPSKDGNAVSVFRQLQRQADDLLPVGSSFPVTAFSLYQSQLTPAGAVYTRLDSFSAGII